Proteins encoded within one genomic window of Felis catus isolate Fca126 chromosome C1, F.catus_Fca126_mat1.0, whole genome shotgun sequence:
- the TMEM275 gene encoding transmembrane protein 275: protein MPPPEKSRGAPAQALAGRARGRLPGLPSPALFCACGLCVLLAGVNVTLVGAFASFPPRSNAPLVVGPALLALALVCFAACCACSRRGPAPRARSAAASGPGRGGGGGPVALEMESSERTAQDTTAVQLSPAASAASSSRSSPGPFALDASAPAAAYAPRTEGVQLNLPRERVAP, encoded by the coding sequence ATGCCGCCCCCAGAGAAGAGCCGAGGCGCCCCGGCCCAGGCGCTCGCGGGCCGCGCTCGGGGTCGGCTGCCCGGGCTGCCGTCGCCGGCGCTGTTCTGCGCCTGCGGCCTGTGCGTGCTGCTGGCGGGCGTGAACGTGACGCTGGTGGGCGCCTTCGCCTCCTTCCCACCCCGGAGCAACGCGCCGCTCGTCGTGGGGCCGGCGTTGCTGGCGCTGGCGCTCGTCTGCTTCGCGGCCTGCTGCGCGTGTAGCCGCCggggccccgcgccccgcgcgcGCTCGGCGGCGGCCTCGGGCCcgggccggggcggcggcggcgggccggTGGCGCTGGAGATGGAGAGCAGCGAGCGCACGGCGCAGGACACCACGGCCGTGCAGCTCAGCCCTGCCGCCTCGGCCGCGTCTTCGAGCCGCTCCAGCCCCGGCCCCTTCGCCCTGGACGCCTCCGCGCCCGCGGCGGCCTATGCGCCGCGCACCGAAGGGGTCCAGCTCAACCTGCCCCGGGAGCGCGTCGCCCCCTAG
- the KNCN gene encoding kinocilin — MDIPISSRDFRCLQLACVALGLVAGSIIIGVSVSKAAAAVGGIFIGAASLGFLILAYPFLKARFNLDHILPTIGSLRIHPHPGPDHGEGRSSTNGNKEGARSSLSTVSRTLEKLKSGGRGTAEG, encoded by the exons ATGGACATCCCCATCAGCAGCAGAGACTTCCGCTGCCTGCAGCTAGCCTGTGTGGCCCTCGGCCTGGTGGCTGGCAGCATCATCATCGGTGTGTCCGTGTCCAAAGCTGCAGCCGCCGTGGGTGGCATCTTTATTGGCGCTGCCAGTCTGG GGTTCCTCATCTTGGCCTACCCCTTTCTAAAGGCTCGGTTCAACCTGGACCACATCCTGCCCACCATAG GGAGCCTGAGAATTCACCCCCACCCGGGGCCAGACCATGGGGAGGGAAGATCCAGCACCAATGGCAATAAAGAGG GAGCCCGAAGCAGCCTGTCCACTGTGAGCAGAACACTGGAGAAGCTGAAGTCAGGGGGCCGGGGAACTGCGGAGGGCTGA